Proteins encoded in a region of the Phacochoerus africanus isolate WHEZ1 chromosome 8, ROS_Pafr_v1, whole genome shotgun sequence genome:
- the NASP gene encoding nuclear autoantigenic sperm protein isoform X2 has product MAAESTATAAITTELVSADKIEEDAPAPSTSADKVESLDVDSEAKKLLGLGQKHLVMGDIPAAVNAFQEAASLLGKKYGETANECGEAFFFYGKSLLELARMENGVLGNALEGVHVEEEEGEKTEESSLVENNDNIDETEGSEEEDKENDKAEEIPSDSVLENKSLQENEEEEIGNLELAWDMLDLAKIIFKRQDTKEAQLYAAQAHLKLGEVSVESENYVQAVEEFQACLNLQEQYLEAHDRLLAETHYQLGLAYGYNSQYDEAVTQFSKSIEVIEKRMAVLNEQMKEAEGSPAEYEKEIEELKELLPEIKEKIEDAKESQRSGNVAELALKATLVESSTSGFTPSGGGSSVAMIASRKPADGASSSNCVTDISHLVRKKRKPEEESPRKDDAKKAKQEPEVNGGSGDAVSSGTEVSENMEAENQAESRAAVEGTVEAGATVESTAC; this is encoded by the exons TCTGGATGTGGATAGTGAAGCTAAGAAACTATTGGGTTTAGGACAGAAACATCTGGTAATGGGAGATATTCCAGCTGCTGTCAATGCCTTCCAAGAAGCAGCTAGTCTTCT AGGTAAGAAGTATGGAGAGACAGCTAATGAATGTGGAGAAGCCTTCTTTTTCTATGGGAAATCACTTCTAGAATTGGCAAG GATGGAGAACGGTGTGTTGGGAAATGCCTTGGAAGGTGTGCatgtggaagaggaagaaggagaaaaaaccGAGGAATCGTCTCTGGTAGAAAACAATGATAACATAGACG AAACCGAGGGCTCAGAAGaagaggataaagaaaatgacaagGCTGAAGAAATACCAAGTGATTCGGTTCTTGAAAACAAG TCTCttcaagaaaatgaagaggaggagATTGGAAACCTAGAGCTTGCCTGGGATATGCTGGATTTAgcaaagatcatttttaaaag aCAAGACACCAAAGAAGCTCAGCTTTATGCTGCACAGGCACATCTTAAACTTGGAGAAGTTAGTGTTGAATCTG AAAATTATGTCCAAGCTGTGGAGGAGTTTCAGGCTTGCCTAAACCTGCAGGAGCAGTACCTGGAAGCCCACGATCGACTGCTTGCAGAGACCCACTACCAGCTGGGCTTGGCCTATGGGTACAACTCTCAGTATGATGAAGCAGTGACACAGTTCAGCAAATCTATTGAAGTCATTGAGAAGAGAATGG CTGTACTGAATGAGCAGATGAAGGAGGCTGAAGGATCACCTGctgaatatgagaaagaaattgAGGAGCTGAAGGAGCTGCTCccagaaattaaagagaagataGAGGATGCAAAGGAGTCCCAGCGGAGTGGGAATGTAGCTGAACTGGCTCTGAAAGCAACTCTG GTGGAAAGCTCGACTTCGGGTTTTACTCCTAGCGGAGGAGGCTCTTCAGTCGCCATG ATTGCCAGTAGAAAGCCAGCTGATGGTGCTTCCTCATCAAACTGTGTGACTGATATTTCCCATCTTGTCAGAAAGAAG AGGAAACCAGAGGAAGAGAGCCCTCGGAAAGATGATGCAAAGAAAGCCAAACAAGAACCAGAGGTGAATGGAGGCAGCGGGGATGCTGTCTCCAGTGGAACCGAAGTTTCGGAAAACATGGAG GCTGAGAATCAGGCTGAGAGCCGGGCAGCAGTGGAGGGGACAGTGGAGGCCGGAGCCACAGTTGAGAGCACTGCGTGTTAA
- the CCDC17 gene encoding coiled-coil domain-containing protein 17 isoform X3: MASHSREPELLPCGSCDMVFRSWALLATHTQRFCIGRLTRQVTVGAQPPVHSEPRLLADVPQEHQGLSDQEASKSALKRLTEEVQRLRLYLQEMRPWITEVPRAPGPWRGSEAPAAEAAGSPGERLRALHRTHARRVAETEAQSRVLEQRGQELSRRLQGLAWIRDGKSRLFGLQQELRELRAEAGRTRGALEVLAAHFQQLQADQGTRPNTLREPEVCGPVLQANAGTLAAEIGALREAYIRGGGRDAGVLGWMWQLQVEASALELRRSKTHRERGEPRLVAGSSPRLRRREDPPSLPPPVAPPLPPLPRSTDILSGAFEKASQLPETRTRNLGLDLHFLLPAPDVLGPAPYDPGAGLVIFYDFLRGLEASWIWVQLVTGLARDGQDTGGTTVLPPALCLPPPPAPGPMGNCAILASRQPIPRLPPSPPVSLVCELQAWQGLAWAKTPQPKAWASLVLFDLDQRVLSGRWRLPLRALPLDPSLSLGQLNGIPQIGHSELFLRLVNARDAGVQTLAEINPASAHEYQYPPLVPSSSSLEASSLAATAGFVDPPPPEEASQGQRQAER; this comes from the exons ATGGCCTCCCACTCCAGGGAGCCAGAACTCCTGCCCTGTGGGTCCTGTGACATGGTTTTCCGCTCCTGGGCCCTGTTGGCCACCCACACTCAGCGCTTCTGCATTGGCCGTCTGACCCGGCAGGTGACGGTTGGGGCACAACCCCCAGTGCACAGTGAACCACGACTACTGGCG GATGTGCCACAGGAACACCAGGGCCTCTCAGATCAGGAGGCCAGCAAATCGGCTTTGAAGAGGCTGACCGAGGAG GTGCAGCGGCTGCGGCTGTATCTGCAGGAAATGAGACCTTGGATAACAGAGGTCCCCAGGGCACCCGGGCCCTGGAGGGGTTCAGAAGCCCCAGCTGCTGAGGCTGCTGGGAGCCCCGGCGAGAGGCTGCGGGCGCTGCACCGGACTCACGCAAGGCGCGTGGCAGAGACGGAGGCACAGAGCCGGGTCCTGGAGCAACGCGGTCAGG AACTGAGCCGGCGCCTCCAAGGTCTGGCCTGGATCCGGGACGGGAAGTCACGCCTATTCGGCCTGCAGCAGGAGCTTCGAGAACTCCGGGCAGAGGCCGGGCGAACGCGGGGAGCTCTAGAAGTGTTAGCGGCGCACTTCCAACAATTACAGGCTGACCAAGG GACCCGGCCGAACACCTTGCGAGAGCCAGAAGTATGCGGCCCGGTGCTGCAGGCCAATGCAGGGACTCTGGCTGCGGAGATCGG GGCCTTGCGTGAGGCCTACATTCGAGGCGGGGGCCGGGACGCCGGCGTTCTGGGCTGGATGTGGCAGTTGCAAGTAGAGGCGTCGGCACTGGAGCTTCGGCGGTCGAAGACTCACAGGG AGCGTGGGGAGCCGAGACTTGTGGCCGGTTCCAGCCCACGCCTGAGGAGAAGGGAAGACCCCCCCAGCCTCCCACCTCCGGTGGCTCCTCCACTGCCACCGCTTCCACGCTCCACAGACATCTTGAGTGGTGCTTTTGAAAAGGCT TCGCAGCTTCCTGAAACGAGGACCAGAAACTTGGGCCTGGACCTACACTTCCTTCTGCCTGCACCTGATGTCCTGGGCCCTGCACCTTATGACCCCGG GGCTGGCCTTGTCATTTTCTATGACTTCCTGCGTGGCCTTGAGGCTTCTTGGATTTGGGTGCAACTAGTAACTGGCTTGGCCCGAGACGGACAAGATACAGGAGGGACCACGGTGTTACCCCCAGCCCTTTGCTTGCCTCCACCTCCAGCTCCTGGACCCATGGGCAACTGTGCCATCCTTGCCAGCAGGCAGCCTATACCCAG ACTACCACCCTCACCACCAGTATCCTTGGTCTGTGAGCTACAGGCCTGGCAGGGGCTGGCATGGGCTAAGACACCACAGCCGAAGGCCTGGGCATCACTGGTGCTATTTGACCTGGATCAGAGGGTGCTAAGTGGTCGTTGGCGTCTCCCACTTCGGGCCCTTCCTCTGGACCCCAGCCTTAGCCTTGGACAGCTGAACGGGATTCCCCAG ATAGGTCATTCCGAGCTCTTTCTGCGGCTGGTGAATGCACGAGATGCAGGTGTCCAGACACTGGCAGAGATCAATCCAGCAAGTGCCCATGAGTACCAGTACCCACCTCTG GTACCCAGCTCATCTTCCCTGGAAGCCAGCTCCCTTGCCGCAACAGCTGGTTTTGTTGACCCCCCACCTCCTGAAGAGGCCTCCCAGGGGCAGAGGCAAGCAGAGCGATGA
- the NASP gene encoding nuclear autoantigenic sperm protein isoform X1 translates to MAAESTATAAITTELVSADKIEEDAPAPSTSADKVESLDVDSEAKKLLGLGQKHLVMGDIPAAVNAFQEAASLLGKKYGETANECGEAFFFYGKSLLELARMENGVLGNALEGVHVEEEEGEKTEESSLVENNDNIDEEAREELREQVYDAMGEKEAKKTEDKSLVKLDMEDREQESEMQKSGREDMDISEPAEKLQDKVESTPDQFAETTEDAKGAAAEGLNEAEVTPARPEQEAPDAEEGKSFSGTDVQEEGREKGVSGEVIVSIEENPKEASEEQPVVTLEKQGAAVEIEAVKPVDMGGDEPKEQAAASENEPGKAGLEQLVGQELPPAEESPEVTTQAAEASATEAGLEVSEKPGQEATVLPKDGAVNGPSAAGDHIPTEPQTNAEAPTETPDGSGLEEKVGAELVPSREETKPSVEEAEAAGVGVETEVAQGATEKSPEDKVKIAAYEETQDKEQMKEGEETEGSEEEDKENDKAEEIPSDSVLENKSLQENEEEEIGNLELAWDMLDLAKIIFKRQDTKEAQLYAAQAHLKLGEVSVESENYVQAVEEFQACLNLQEQYLEAHDRLLAETHYQLGLAYGYNSQYDEAVTQFSKSIEVIEKRMAVLNEQMKEAEGSPAEYEKEIEELKELLPEIKEKIEDAKESQRSGNVAELALKATLVESSTSGFTPSGGGSSVAMIASRKPADGASSSNCVTDISHLVRKKRKPEEESPRKDDAKKAKQEPEVNGGSGDAVSSGTEVSENMEAENQAESRAAVEGTVEAGATVESTAC, encoded by the exons TCTGGATGTGGATAGTGAAGCTAAGAAACTATTGGGTTTAGGACAGAAACATCTGGTAATGGGAGATATTCCAGCTGCTGTCAATGCCTTCCAAGAAGCAGCTAGTCTTCT AGGTAAGAAGTATGGAGAGACAGCTAATGAATGTGGAGAAGCCTTCTTTTTCTATGGGAAATCACTTCTAGAATTGGCAAG GATGGAGAACGGTGTGTTGGGAAATGCCTTGGAAGGTGTGCatgtggaagaggaagaaggagaaaaaaccGAGGAATCGTCTCTGGTAGAAAACAATGATAACATAGACG AGGAAGCAAGGGAAGAGTTGAGAGAACAGGTTTATGACGCCATGggagaaaaagaagccaaaaaaacagaagacaagTCACTGGTAAAGCTTGACATGGAGGATAGAGAACAGGAGTCTGAAATGCAGAAGAGTGGAAGAGAAGATATGGATATAAGTGAGCCTGCAGAGAAACTACAGGACAAAGTTGAATCAACTCCAGATCAGTTCGCTGAAACCACTGAAGATGCCAAAGGAGCAGCTGCGGAAGGACTGAATGAAGCAGAAGTCACTCCTGCGAGGCCAGAGCAGGAAGCACCAGATGCTGAGGAAGGAAAATCATTTTCTGGAACTGACGTCCAAGAAGAGGGCAGAGAAAAGGGGGTTTCGGGAGAAGTAATTGTGAGCATAGAGGAGAATCCAAAAGAAGCTTCAGAAGAGCAGCCTGTTGTGACTCTAGAAAAGCAGGGCGCTGCAGTAGAGATAGAAGCAGTCAAGCCAGTGGATATGGGTGGGGATGAGCCAAAGGAGCAGGCAGCTGCCTCTGAAAATGAGCCAGGAAAGGCTGGTCTTGAGCAGTTGGTAGGGCAAGAATTGCCTCCTGCTGAAGAGTCACCAGAGGTGACAACACAGGCTGCAGAGGCCTCAGCTACAGAAGCTGGGTTAGAAGTCTCTGAGAAGCCTGGGCAGGAGGCCACGGTTCTCCCCAAGGATGGTGCAGTCAATGGACCGTCAGCTGCAGGGGACcacattcccactgagccacagactAATGCAGAAGCTCCAACGGAGACACCAGACGGCTCGGGACTAGAGGAGAAGGTCGGGGCAGAGTTGGTTCCTAGCCGGGAGGAGACTAAGCCGTCTGTAGAAGAGGCGGAGGCAGCTGGAGTTGGGGTGGAGACTGAGGTAGCCCAGGGGGCTACTGAGAAATCCCCTGAAGACAAAGTTAAGATAGCTGCTTATGAAGAAACACAAGACAAGGAACAGATGAAAGAGGGTGAAG AAACCGAGGGCTCAGAAGaagaggataaagaaaatgacaagGCTGAAGAAATACCAAGTGATTCGGTTCTTGAAAACAAG TCTCttcaagaaaatgaagaggaggagATTGGAAACCTAGAGCTTGCCTGGGATATGCTGGATTTAgcaaagatcatttttaaaag aCAAGACACCAAAGAAGCTCAGCTTTATGCTGCACAGGCACATCTTAAACTTGGAGAAGTTAGTGTTGAATCTG AAAATTATGTCCAAGCTGTGGAGGAGTTTCAGGCTTGCCTAAACCTGCAGGAGCAGTACCTGGAAGCCCACGATCGACTGCTTGCAGAGACCCACTACCAGCTGGGCTTGGCCTATGGGTACAACTCTCAGTATGATGAAGCAGTGACACAGTTCAGCAAATCTATTGAAGTCATTGAGAAGAGAATGG CTGTACTGAATGAGCAGATGAAGGAGGCTGAAGGATCACCTGctgaatatgagaaagaaattgAGGAGCTGAAGGAGCTGCTCccagaaattaaagagaagataGAGGATGCAAAGGAGTCCCAGCGGAGTGGGAATGTAGCTGAACTGGCTCTGAAAGCAACTCTG GTGGAAAGCTCGACTTCGGGTTTTACTCCTAGCGGAGGAGGCTCTTCAGTCGCCATG ATTGCCAGTAGAAAGCCAGCTGATGGTGCTTCCTCATCAAACTGTGTGACTGATATTTCCCATCTTGTCAGAAAGAAG AGGAAACCAGAGGAAGAGAGCCCTCGGAAAGATGATGCAAAGAAAGCCAAACAAGAACCAGAGGTGAATGGAGGCAGCGGGGATGCTGTCTCCAGTGGAACCGAAGTTTCGGAAAACATGGAG GCTGAGAATCAGGCTGAGAGCCGGGCAGCAGTGGAGGGGACAGTGGAGGCCGGAGCCACAGTTGAGAGCACTGCGTGTTAA
- the CCDC17 gene encoding coiled-coil domain-containing protein 17 isoform X2 has product MASHSREPELLPCGSCDMVFRSWALLATHTQRFCIGRLTRQVTVGAQPPVHSEPRLLADVPQEHQGLSDQEASKSALKRLTEEVQRLRLYLQEMRPWITEVPRAPGPWRGSEAPAAEAAGSPGERLRALHRTHARRVAETEAQSRVLEQRGQELSRRLQGLAWIRDGKSRLFGLQQELRELRAEAGRTRGALEVLAAHFQQLQADQGTRPNTLREPEVCGPVLQANAGTLAAEIGALREAYIRGGGRDAGVLGWMWQLQVEASALELRRSKTHRGRPADAVFKELLVVEAENRSLEAEILALQMQRGTGGVRRERGEPRLVAGSSPRLRRREDPPSLPPPVAPPLPPLPRSTDILSGAFEKASQLPETRTRNLGLDLHFLLPAPDVLGPAPYDPGAGLVIFYDFLRGLEASWIWVQLVTGLARDGQDTGGTTVLPPALCLPPPPAPGPMGNCAILASRQPIPRLPPSPPVSLVCELQAWQGLAWAKTPQPKAWASLVLFDLDQRVLSGRWRLPLRALPLDPSLSLGQLNGIPQVPSSSSLEASSLAATAGFVDPPPPEEASQGQRQAER; this is encoded by the exons ATGGCCTCCCACTCCAGGGAGCCAGAACTCCTGCCCTGTGGGTCCTGTGACATGGTTTTCCGCTCCTGGGCCCTGTTGGCCACCCACACTCAGCGCTTCTGCATTGGCCGTCTGACCCGGCAGGTGACGGTTGGGGCACAACCCCCAGTGCACAGTGAACCACGACTACTGGCG GATGTGCCACAGGAACACCAGGGCCTCTCAGATCAGGAGGCCAGCAAATCGGCTTTGAAGAGGCTGACCGAGGAG GTGCAGCGGCTGCGGCTGTATCTGCAGGAAATGAGACCTTGGATAACAGAGGTCCCCAGGGCACCCGGGCCCTGGAGGGGTTCAGAAGCCCCAGCTGCTGAGGCTGCTGGGAGCCCCGGCGAGAGGCTGCGGGCGCTGCACCGGACTCACGCAAGGCGCGTGGCAGAGACGGAGGCACAGAGCCGGGTCCTGGAGCAACGCGGTCAGG AACTGAGCCGGCGCCTCCAAGGTCTGGCCTGGATCCGGGACGGGAAGTCACGCCTATTCGGCCTGCAGCAGGAGCTTCGAGAACTCCGGGCAGAGGCCGGGCGAACGCGGGGAGCTCTAGAAGTGTTAGCGGCGCACTTCCAACAATTACAGGCTGACCAAGG GACCCGGCCGAACACCTTGCGAGAGCCAGAAGTATGCGGCCCGGTGCTGCAGGCCAATGCAGGGACTCTGGCTGCGGAGATCGG GGCCTTGCGTGAGGCCTACATTCGAGGCGGGGGCCGGGACGCCGGCGTTCTGGGCTGGATGTGGCAGTTGCAAGTAGAGGCGTCGGCACTGGAGCTTCGGCGGTCGAAGACTCACAGGG GAAGACCAGCAGATGCCGTATTCAAGGAGCTTCTGGTAGTGGAGGCTGAAAACCGGAGTCTGGAGGCAGAAATCCTGGCTTTGCAGATGCAGAGGGGCACAGGCGGAGTGCGCCGGG AGCGTGGGGAGCCGAGACTTGTGGCCGGTTCCAGCCCACGCCTGAGGAGAAGGGAAGACCCCCCCAGCCTCCCACCTCCGGTGGCTCCTCCACTGCCACCGCTTCCACGCTCCACAGACATCTTGAGTGGTGCTTTTGAAAAGGCT TCGCAGCTTCCTGAAACGAGGACCAGAAACTTGGGCCTGGACCTACACTTCCTTCTGCCTGCACCTGATGTCCTGGGCCCTGCACCTTATGACCCCGG GGCTGGCCTTGTCATTTTCTATGACTTCCTGCGTGGCCTTGAGGCTTCTTGGATTTGGGTGCAACTAGTAACTGGCTTGGCCCGAGACGGACAAGATACAGGAGGGACCACGGTGTTACCCCCAGCCCTTTGCTTGCCTCCACCTCCAGCTCCTGGACCCATGGGCAACTGTGCCATCCTTGCCAGCAGGCAGCCTATACCCAG ACTACCACCCTCACCACCAGTATCCTTGGTCTGTGAGCTACAGGCCTGGCAGGGGCTGGCATGGGCTAAGACACCACAGCCGAAGGCCTGGGCATCACTGGTGCTATTTGACCTGGATCAGAGGGTGCTAAGTGGTCGTTGGCGTCTCCCACTTCGGGCCCTTCCTCTGGACCCCAGCCTTAGCCTTGGACAGCTGAACGGGATTCCCCAG GTACCCAGCTCATCTTCCCTGGAAGCCAGCTCCCTTGCCGCAACAGCTGGTTTTGTTGACCCCCCACCTCCTGAAGAGGCCTCCCAGGGGCAGAGGCAAGCAGAGCGATGA
- the CCDC17 gene encoding coiled-coil domain-containing protein 17 isoform X1, whose protein sequence is MASHSREPELLPCGSCDMVFRSWALLATHTQRFCIGRLTRQVTVGAQPPVHSEPRLLADVPQEHQGLSDQEASKSALKRLTEEVQRLRLYLQEMRPWITEVPRAPGPWRGSEAPAAEAAGSPGERLRALHRTHARRVAETEAQSRVLEQRGQELSRRLQGLAWIRDGKSRLFGLQQELRELRAEAGRTRGALEVLAAHFQQLQADQGTRPNTLREPEVCGPVLQANAGTLAAEIGALREAYIRGGGRDAGVLGWMWQLQVEASALELRRSKTHRGRPADAVFKELLVVEAENRSLEAEILALQMQRGTGGVRRERGEPRLVAGSSPRLRRREDPPSLPPPVAPPLPPLPRSTDILSGAFEKASQLPETRTRNLGLDLHFLLPAPDVLGPAPYDPGAGLVIFYDFLRGLEASWIWVQLVTGLARDGQDTGGTTVLPPALCLPPPPAPGPMGNCAILASRQPIPRLPPSPPVSLVCELQAWQGLAWAKTPQPKAWASLVLFDLDQRVLSGRWRLPLRALPLDPSLSLGQLNGIPQIGHSELFLRLVNARDAGVQTLAEINPASAHEYQYPPLVPSSSSLEASSLAATAGFVDPPPPEEASQGQRQAER, encoded by the exons ATGGCCTCCCACTCCAGGGAGCCAGAACTCCTGCCCTGTGGGTCCTGTGACATGGTTTTCCGCTCCTGGGCCCTGTTGGCCACCCACACTCAGCGCTTCTGCATTGGCCGTCTGACCCGGCAGGTGACGGTTGGGGCACAACCCCCAGTGCACAGTGAACCACGACTACTGGCG GATGTGCCACAGGAACACCAGGGCCTCTCAGATCAGGAGGCCAGCAAATCGGCTTTGAAGAGGCTGACCGAGGAG GTGCAGCGGCTGCGGCTGTATCTGCAGGAAATGAGACCTTGGATAACAGAGGTCCCCAGGGCACCCGGGCCCTGGAGGGGTTCAGAAGCCCCAGCTGCTGAGGCTGCTGGGAGCCCCGGCGAGAGGCTGCGGGCGCTGCACCGGACTCACGCAAGGCGCGTGGCAGAGACGGAGGCACAGAGCCGGGTCCTGGAGCAACGCGGTCAGG AACTGAGCCGGCGCCTCCAAGGTCTGGCCTGGATCCGGGACGGGAAGTCACGCCTATTCGGCCTGCAGCAGGAGCTTCGAGAACTCCGGGCAGAGGCCGGGCGAACGCGGGGAGCTCTAGAAGTGTTAGCGGCGCACTTCCAACAATTACAGGCTGACCAAGG GACCCGGCCGAACACCTTGCGAGAGCCAGAAGTATGCGGCCCGGTGCTGCAGGCCAATGCAGGGACTCTGGCTGCGGAGATCGG GGCCTTGCGTGAGGCCTACATTCGAGGCGGGGGCCGGGACGCCGGCGTTCTGGGCTGGATGTGGCAGTTGCAAGTAGAGGCGTCGGCACTGGAGCTTCGGCGGTCGAAGACTCACAGGG GAAGACCAGCAGATGCCGTATTCAAGGAGCTTCTGGTAGTGGAGGCTGAAAACCGGAGTCTGGAGGCAGAAATCCTGGCTTTGCAGATGCAGAGGGGCACAGGCGGAGTGCGCCGGG AGCGTGGGGAGCCGAGACTTGTGGCCGGTTCCAGCCCACGCCTGAGGAGAAGGGAAGACCCCCCCAGCCTCCCACCTCCGGTGGCTCCTCCACTGCCACCGCTTCCACGCTCCACAGACATCTTGAGTGGTGCTTTTGAAAAGGCT TCGCAGCTTCCTGAAACGAGGACCAGAAACTTGGGCCTGGACCTACACTTCCTTCTGCCTGCACCTGATGTCCTGGGCCCTGCACCTTATGACCCCGG GGCTGGCCTTGTCATTTTCTATGACTTCCTGCGTGGCCTTGAGGCTTCTTGGATTTGGGTGCAACTAGTAACTGGCTTGGCCCGAGACGGACAAGATACAGGAGGGACCACGGTGTTACCCCCAGCCCTTTGCTTGCCTCCACCTCCAGCTCCTGGACCCATGGGCAACTGTGCCATCCTTGCCAGCAGGCAGCCTATACCCAG ACTACCACCCTCACCACCAGTATCCTTGGTCTGTGAGCTACAGGCCTGGCAGGGGCTGGCATGGGCTAAGACACCACAGCCGAAGGCCTGGGCATCACTGGTGCTATTTGACCTGGATCAGAGGGTGCTAAGTGGTCGTTGGCGTCTCCCACTTCGGGCCCTTCCTCTGGACCCCAGCCTTAGCCTTGGACAGCTGAACGGGATTCCCCAG ATAGGTCATTCCGAGCTCTTTCTGCGGCTGGTGAATGCACGAGATGCAGGTGTCCAGACACTGGCAGAGATCAATCCAGCAAGTGCCCATGAGTACCAGTACCCACCTCTG GTACCCAGCTCATCTTCCCTGGAAGCCAGCTCCCTTGCCGCAACAGCTGGTTTTGTTGACCCCCCACCTCCTGAAGAGGCCTCCCAGGGGCAGAGGCAAGCAGAGCGATGA